In a single window of the Jaculus jaculus isolate mJacJac1 chromosome 9, mJacJac1.mat.Y.cur, whole genome shotgun sequence genome:
- the Prr15l gene encoding proline-rich protein 15-like protein, with product MTEVGWWKLTFLRKKKSTPKVLYEIPDTYAQSEGGTEPPGPDPGDPKSDFNTRLEKIVDKSTKGKHVKVSNSGRFKEKKKVRAMLVENPNLFDDREDKGQ from the coding sequence ATGACAGAAGTTGGTTGGTGGAAGCTGACCTTCCTCCGGAAAAAGAAATCCACCCCTAAAGTGCTCTACGAGATCCCGGACACCTATGCTCAATCGGAGGGTGGCACAGAGCCACCTGGACCAGATCCTGGGGACCCCAAGAGCGACTTCAACACGCGTCTGGAGAAGATTGTGGACAAGAGCACCAAGGGCAAGCATGTCAAGGTGTCTAATTCAGGCCGCttcaaggagaagaaaaaagTTCGAGCCATGCTGGTGGAGAATCCCAATCTCTTTGATGACAGGGAGGACAAGGGACAGTGA